The Streptomyces cathayae DNA segment TGCCCGCGCAGAAGGCACGCCCTTGCGAGCGGAGCAACAGCACACGGATCGACGGGTCGTCCTCGGCCGTGCGCAGCTCACGCAGCAGGTCCGTCCACGCCTCGCTGTTCATGGCGTTGAGCTTTCCCGGTCGATCAAGGGTGAGGATCCGGATCGGTCCGTCGGTCTCAGACTTCACGGCTGTCCTTTCGGGTGAAAAGCTCGGCCGCCATGGGCGACACGTCGTCGAGCACAGGGGTGAAGGGGCAGTGGTCCAGTACGTCGGCCTGTACGTCGACACCGGGTGCGACCTCGCGCAGGGCCCAGCCCTGCGAAGTCAGCTGGAAGACGGCGCGTTCGGTGACGAGGTGCACGTCCTGTCCCCGTTTGACCGCCTGCTCGCCGCTGAAGGTGATCTGGTCGACGTCACGGACGAACTTGTCGACGGAGCCTTCGCGGGCGATGCCCAGCGTTCCGTCGCCGATGTCGGGCTTGAATCCGGCGGCGGTCAACGAGCCGCAGAAGACCACGCGACGGGCGTTCTGGGCGATGTCGATGAACCCGCCGGCCCCCATCACCTCGCCGTTGTAGAGCGACACGTTGACGTTGCCGTGCCGGTCGGCCTGCGCGAAGCCCAGGAAGGTGACGTCGAGCATGCCGCCCTGGTACAGGTCGATGATGTTCGTCATCGTCAGCAGGGCGTCGTAGTTGCTCGACGCGCCGAACGTCATGCCGAGCGACGTGACCCCGCCGATGACCCCGTGCTCGTTCGTCATCGTGATCTGCTCGCTCATGCCGGTCTCCTGCAGCACGGACGCCACGCCGTCGGGCACCCCGACACCGAGGTTCACCACGTCGCCCGGCTGGACGAAGCGGGCCGCCCGCTCGGCGATGATCCGCCGCCACCCGTGCGGCAGCTCGGGGAACTCGTCGATGCGCACATCACCGGCGAAGGCGTCGTTGCGCTCCGCCACATAGGTCTGCCACTGCTCCGGGTACTCCACGACCGCGCCGACGAGCGCCCCGGGGATGTGCACGCGCTTGGGATGGAAGCGCTCGGACGCGACCTCCTTGACCTGCACGAAGGTACGCCCCGGACCGGGACGGGTCGCGCCGCCCCGGTAGCCGGCCATGCTGATCTCCAGCGTGTCGAGGTACGACGGTTCGTCGTCGTACACCACGTTGCCCAGGACGTCGGCCCGGCTTCCTCGCACGAAGGCGAAGTCGATGGGGATCGCCCGGTAGAAGAGGTACTCCTGCCCGTCGATCTCCATCACCTCGACGAGGCTGTCCTTGGAGATCGAGTTCAGGCTGCCTCCGCCGAGCCGCGGATCGACGAACGTGCCGAGGCCGGTCCTGGTCAGCAGCCCGGGCCGGCCCGCAGCGGTGTCGCGGAAGAGCTGGCTCAGCACACCGAGCGGGAGGTTGTAGGCCTCGACCTGGTTGTCACGGATCATCTTGCCGACGGCGGGGCTGTTGCCCATGTGGCCACCGATGAACTTGGCGACCAGACCGGGCTTGGCCAGGTGGCTCATGCCTCGCAGCGCCTTGTCGCCCACACCCACGCTGTGCACGATCGTCAGATCGCGCGGGCTCCCCTCAGCCTCGAAGCGGGCCGCCAGAGCCATGATCAACGCATCCGGCTCGAGCACCCCGCCCCCGCCTCCCGAGATCGCGAGCGTCGCGCCATCGGTGATCTCACGCACTGCCGCGGCTGCGCTGATCGACACGCCACCCACTGCGACGTCCTTCACTGAAGCCACCTGCCCTCTTCCCTCCCGCCGACCTTTGGCCGGAAGTGCACACAAAGTAGCATGGCTGGAATGGCGTTCCAAGGAGGAACATAATTTCATTCAGAGCACTCAATCCTTGACCACCTGGGCCTTTCGCCGACAGTTGCCCGGCGATGCGGGAGGGGGCGGTGCCCCTCCCGAAAGCGTGAGCACTTGGCTGCCACTGTCCGGATGCCGCTCTTCTGAGCGCTTCCGTGACAGCCGGCCGCCAAGTGCTCACGCTTTTCAGCGACCTGCCCCGAGGGGCGGGGCACCTCGACGGCGGGGGCGCAGGGGCAGGTGGACTGCCGTACGACCTCACGCCCGCGCTGGGCGGGGCGGCCCCGTACGAATA contains these protein-coding regions:
- a CDS encoding acyl CoA:acetate/3-ketoacid CoA transferase encodes the protein MKDVAVGGVSISAAAAVREITDGATLAISGGGGGVLEPDALIMALAARFEAEGSPRDLTIVHSVGVGDKALRGMSHLAKPGLVAKFIGGHMGNSPAVGKMIRDNQVEAYNLPLGVLSQLFRDTAAGRPGLLTRTGLGTFVDPRLGGGSLNSISKDSLVEVMEIDGQEYLFYRAIPIDFAFVRGSRADVLGNVVYDDEPSYLDTLEISMAGYRGGATRPGPGRTFVQVKEVASERFHPKRVHIPGALVGAVVEYPEQWQTYVAERNDAFAGDVRIDEFPELPHGWRRIIAERAARFVQPGDVVNLGVGVPDGVASVLQETGMSEQITMTNEHGVIGGVTSLGMTFGASSNYDALLTMTNIIDLYQGGMLDVTFLGFAQADRHGNVNVSLYNGEVMGAGGFIDIAQNARRVVFCGSLTAAGFKPDIGDGTLGIAREGSVDKFVRDVDQITFSGEQAVKRGQDVHLVTERAVFQLTSQGWALREVAPGVDVQADVLDHCPFTPVLDDVSPMAAELFTRKDSREV